One region of Streptomyces capillispiralis genomic DNA includes:
- a CDS encoding EamA family transporter, translating to MTTPSAATPSTAPATGQLGSHAPAPAGAPHRRGALGPVGLVLAGGISVQFGGALAVTLMPRAGALGVVTLRLLVAALVLMVLCRPRLRGHSRADWGTVVVFGVAMAAMNGLFYQSVARIPLGPAVTLEVLGPLILSVLASRRAVNLVWAALALAGVFLLGGGGFSSLDPLGVVFALGAGAMWAAYIVFSARTGRRFPQADGLALAMAVAAVLFLPLGVIESGAKLVDPTTLALGAAVALLSSVLPYTLELLALRRLPSSTFAILMSLEPALAATAGFLILDQALAATEAAAIALVIAASMGAVRTQVGRGRAKKAGAAS from the coding sequence GTGACCACCCCCAGCGCCGCCACCCCGTCCACCGCGCCCGCGACGGGGCAGCTCGGCAGCCACGCGCCCGCACCGGCCGGTGCGCCGCACCGGCGGGGAGCCCTCGGACCGGTGGGTCTGGTGCTCGCCGGCGGGATCTCCGTGCAGTTCGGCGGAGCCCTCGCCGTGACCCTCATGCCACGGGCCGGCGCGCTCGGGGTCGTCACACTGCGGCTGCTGGTGGCCGCGCTCGTGCTGATGGTGCTGTGCCGGCCCCGGCTGCGCGGGCACTCGCGCGCCGACTGGGGCACGGTGGTCGTCTTCGGCGTCGCCATGGCCGCGATGAACGGGCTCTTCTACCAGTCCGTCGCCCGCATCCCGCTCGGCCCGGCGGTCACGCTGGAGGTGCTCGGCCCGCTCATCCTGTCCGTCCTGGCCTCCCGGCGGGCGGTCAACCTCGTCTGGGCCGCGCTGGCCCTCGCCGGCGTGTTCCTCCTCGGCGGCGGAGGCTTCAGCAGCCTCGATCCACTGGGAGTCGTCTTCGCCCTGGGCGCCGGCGCCATGTGGGCGGCGTACATCGTCTTCAGCGCGCGTACGGGCCGCCGCTTCCCGCAGGCCGACGGACTCGCCCTCGCCATGGCCGTGGCGGCGGTGCTCTTCCTGCCGCTCGGCGTCATCGAGTCCGGCGCGAAGCTCGTCGACCCGACGACCCTCGCCCTGGGCGCCGCGGTCGCACTGCTGTCCTCCGTGCTCCCGTACACCCTCGAACTCCTCGCGCTGCGCCGCCTGCCCTCCTCCACCTTCGCCATCCTGATGAGCCTGGAACCGGCCCTCGCGGCCACCGCGGGCTTCCTGATCCTCGACCAGGCCCTCGCCGCCACCGAGGCCGCCGCCATCGCCCTGGTCATCGCGGCGAGCATGGGGGCGGTACGAACCCAGGTGGGCCGGGGACGCGCCAAGAAGGCAGGGGCCGCCTCCTGA
- a CDS encoding TIGR03084 family metal-binding protein, whose translation MSDPTPVIDDLREESEELDRLVAGLDPRGWARATPAAGWTVAHQIAHLTWTDRSALLAVTDAAGFQALVEKALAAPHTFVDEGAEEYARSAPDDLLARWREGRAALEKALREAPDGARFPWYGPPMSAASMATARLMETWAHGLDVADAIGVMRPPSARLRHVVRLGVRTRDFAYGVHGLTPPADPFRVELVAPGGELWAHGPEDAPQRVTGPALDFCLLVTRRAHRADLALTAEGPDADRWLDIAQAFAGPPGDGREPRGDIAR comes from the coding sequence GTGTCCGATCCGACGCCCGTGATCGACGACCTGCGTGAGGAGAGCGAGGAGCTGGACCGGCTGGTGGCCGGGCTGGACCCACGGGGGTGGGCGCGCGCGACGCCCGCCGCCGGCTGGACCGTCGCCCACCAGATCGCCCACCTCACCTGGACCGACCGCTCCGCGCTGCTCGCCGTCACCGACGCGGCCGGGTTCCAGGCCCTGGTGGAGAAGGCCCTCGCCGCCCCGCACACCTTCGTCGACGAGGGCGCCGAGGAGTACGCCCGGTCCGCGCCCGACGACCTGCTCGCACGGTGGCGTGAGGGGCGCGCGGCGCTGGAGAAGGCACTCCGGGAGGCGCCGGACGGGGCACGGTTCCCCTGGTACGGGCCACCCATGTCCGCCGCCTCCATGGCGACCGCCCGTCTCATGGAGACGTGGGCCCATGGACTGGACGTTGCGGACGCGATCGGTGTGATGCGGCCACCCAGCGCGCGGCTCAGGCATGTGGTCCGGCTGGGGGTGCGCACCCGCGACTTCGCCTACGGGGTGCACGGGCTCACCCCGCCCGCCGACCCCTTCCGGGTCGAACTCGTCGCACCGGGCGGCGAGCTGTGGGCCCACGGCCCCGAGGACGCCCCGCAGCGCGTCACCGGGCCCGCCCTCGACTTCTGCCTGCTGGTCACCCGACGCGCCCACCGCGCGGACCTCGCCCTCACCGCCGAGGGCCCCGACGCCGACCGCTGGCTGGACATCGCCCAGGCCTTCGCCGGCCCGCCCGGAGACGGGCGGGAGCCGAGGGGGGACATCGCGCGGTGA
- a CDS encoding acyclic terpene utilization AtuA family protein: MTATPLRIGNASGFYGDRFDALREMLTDGPLDVLTGDYLAELTMLILARDRLKDPHAGYARTFPRQLEECLGLAHERGVRLVTNAGGLHPAGLADAVRQLAARLGIPVRVAHVEGDDLTARYPGSLAAHAYLGGAGIAECLRAGADVVVTGRVTDAALVTGPAAAHFGWTATDHDRLAGAVVAGHVLECGTQATGGNYAFFGERPPGDLRRPGFPLAEIHPDGSSVITKHPGTGGFVDVGTVTAQLLYETGGARYAGPDVTARLDTVRLTQDGPDRVRVEGVRGEAPPPALKVGLNRLGGFRNEVVFVLTGLGIEAKAALVREQMTDALATSPPAEVRWELVRTDRPDAGTEETASALLRLVVRDPGQEAVGRALSGAAVELALASYPGFHVMAPPGKGAPYGVFQDVYVPHGDVDHVAVLHDGRRVPVPTAEDTAVLDTVPEPPLPEPLPAGPVRRAPLGLVAGARSGDKGGNANVGVWARTDDAWRWLAHELTTDRFRELIPEARTLPVTRHTLPNLRALNFVVEGILGEGVAAQARFDPQAKALGEWLRSRHLDIPQALL, from the coding sequence GTGACCGCGACACCCCTGCGCATCGGCAACGCCTCCGGCTTCTACGGCGACCGCTTCGACGCCCTGCGCGAGATGCTCACCGACGGCCCGCTGGACGTCCTCACCGGCGACTACCTGGCCGAGCTGACCATGCTGATCCTCGCGCGCGACCGGCTGAAGGACCCGCACGCCGGATACGCCCGCACCTTCCCGCGGCAACTGGAGGAGTGCCTGGGCCTCGCCCACGAGCGGGGGGTCCGGCTCGTCACCAACGCGGGCGGACTCCACCCCGCCGGGCTCGCGGACGCCGTACGGCAGCTCGCCGCGCGGCTGGGCATCCCGGTGCGGGTCGCCCATGTCGAGGGCGACGACCTCACCGCGCGGTACCCCGGCAGTCTCGCCGCCCACGCCTACCTCGGCGGGGCCGGGATCGCGGAGTGCCTCCGCGCGGGGGCCGACGTGGTCGTCACCGGGCGGGTCACCGACGCGGCCCTGGTCACCGGGCCCGCCGCCGCCCACTTCGGCTGGACGGCCACGGACCACGACCGGCTCGCGGGGGCCGTCGTCGCCGGGCACGTGCTGGAGTGCGGGACACAGGCCACCGGCGGGAACTACGCCTTCTTCGGCGAGCGCCCGCCCGGCGACCTCCGGCGGCCGGGATTCCCGCTCGCCGAGATCCACCCCGACGGCAGCAGCGTCATCACCAAGCACCCCGGCACCGGCGGCTTCGTCGACGTCGGCACGGTCACCGCGCAACTGCTGTACGAGACCGGCGGCGCCCGGTACGCCGGACCCGACGTCACCGCCCGGCTGGACACCGTACGGCTCACCCAGGACGGACCCGACCGGGTCCGTGTCGAAGGCGTCCGGGGCGAGGCGCCGCCGCCCGCGCTGAAGGTCGGGCTCAACCGGCTCGGCGGCTTCCGCAACGAGGTCGTGTTCGTGCTCACCGGGCTCGGCATCGAGGCCAAGGCGGCGCTCGTTCGGGAGCAGATGACCGACGCGCTCGCCACGTCGCCGCCCGCCGAGGTGCGCTGGGAGCTGGTGCGCACCGACCGGCCCGACGCGGGCACCGAGGAGACCGCGAGCGCGCTGCTGCGGCTCGTCGTACGCGACCCGGGACAGGAGGCGGTCGGGCGGGCGCTGAGCGGGGCCGCCGTCGAGCTGGCACTGGCGAGCTATCCCGGGTTCCATGTGATGGCGCCACCGGGGAAGGGCGCCCCCTATGGGGTGTTCCAGGATGTGTACGTCCCCCATGGTGACGTCGACCATGTGGCCGTCCTCCATGACGGCCGCCGTGTGCCCGTGCCGACGGCCGAGGACACCGCCGTACTCGACACGGTGCCGGAACCGCCGCTGCCGGAGCCGCTTCCGGCCGGGCCGGTGCGCCGCGCCCCCCTCGGTCTCGTCGCCGGTGCCCGCAGCGGGGACAAGGGCGGCAACGCCAACGTGGGTGTGTGGGCGCGGACCGACGACGCCTGGCGCTGGCTCGCGCACGAGCTGACCACCGACCGGTTCAGGGAGCTGATCCCCGAGGCCCGCACCCTGCCCGTCACCCGGCACACCCTCCCGAACCTGCGCGCGCTGAACTTCGTCGTCGAGGGGATCCTCGGCGAGGGCGTGGCCGCGCAGGCCCGTTTCGATCCGCAGGCCAAGGCCCTCGGCGAATGGCTGCGCTCCCGGCACCTCGACATCCCGCAGGCCCTGCTGTGA
- a CDS encoding acyl-CoA carboxylase subunit beta, producing MTVLGSALDTTGPDYREHREAMLDKLAALDAEHAKALAGGGEKYVERHRRRGKLLARERIELLLDPDTPFLELSPLAAWGSEYAVGASLVTGIGVVEGVECLITANDPTVRGGASNPWSLRKALRAHEIARANRLPVISLVESGGADLPSQKEIFIPGGAIFRDLTRLSAAGIPTIAVVFGNSTAGGAYIPGMSDHVIMVKERAKVFLGGPPLVKMATGEESDDESLGGAAMHARVSGLADHFAVDEPDALRQARRVVARLNHRKAYGDPGPAAPPKYDEDELLGIVPGDLKIPFDPREVIARIVDASDYDEFKPLYGTSLTTGWATLHGCPVGILANAQGVLFSEESQKAAQFIQLANQRDIPLLFLHNTTGYMVGTEYEQGGIIKHGAMMINAVSNSKVPHLSVLMGASYGAGHYGMCGRAYDPRFLFAWPGAKSAVMGPQQLAGVLSIVARQSAAAKGQPYDDEADAALRAMVEQQIESESLPMFLSGRLYDDGVIDPRDTRTVLGLCLSAIRTAPYEGARGGFGVFRM from the coding sequence GTGACGGTCCTCGGCTCCGCCCTCGACACGACCGGCCCCGACTACCGCGAGCACCGCGAGGCGATGCTCGACAAGCTCGCCGCACTCGACGCCGAGCACGCCAAGGCCCTCGCGGGCGGCGGCGAGAAGTACGTCGAACGGCACCGCCGGCGCGGCAAGCTGCTCGCCCGCGAGCGCATCGAACTGCTCCTCGACCCGGACACGCCGTTCCTGGAACTGTCCCCGCTGGCGGCCTGGGGGAGCGAGTACGCGGTCGGCGCCTCGCTCGTCACCGGGATCGGTGTCGTCGAGGGCGTGGAGTGCCTGATCACCGCCAACGACCCGACCGTGCGCGGCGGTGCCAGCAACCCGTGGAGCCTGCGCAAGGCCCTGCGCGCCCACGAGATCGCGCGTGCCAACCGGCTGCCCGTGATCAGCCTGGTGGAGTCCGGCGGGGCCGACCTGCCCTCGCAGAAGGAGATCTTCATCCCGGGCGGCGCGATCTTCCGGGACCTGACCCGGCTGTCGGCGGCCGGCATCCCGACGATCGCCGTCGTCTTCGGCAACTCCACCGCCGGGGGCGCGTACATCCCCGGCATGTCCGACCACGTGATCATGGTCAAGGAGCGGGCGAAGGTGTTCCTCGGCGGCCCGCCGCTGGTGAAGATGGCCACCGGCGAGGAGAGCGACGACGAGTCGCTGGGCGGCGCCGCGATGCACGCGCGCGTGTCGGGCCTCGCCGACCACTTCGCCGTCGACGAGCCGGACGCGCTCCGCCAGGCCCGCCGCGTCGTCGCCCGCCTCAACCACCGCAAGGCGTACGGCGATCCGGGACCGGCGGCACCCCCCAAGTACGACGAGGACGAGCTGCTGGGCATCGTCCCGGGCGACCTGAAGATCCCCTTCGACCCGCGCGAGGTCATCGCGCGGATCGTCGACGCCTCCGACTACGACGAGTTCAAACCGCTGTACGGAACCAGCCTGACCACCGGCTGGGCCACCCTCCACGGTTGTCCCGTCGGCATCCTCGCCAACGCCCAAGGGGTCCTGTTCAGCGAGGAGTCCCAGAAGGCGGCCCAGTTCATCCAGCTCGCCAACCAGCGCGACATCCCGCTGCTGTTCCTGCACAACACCACCGGCTACATGGTCGGCACGGAGTACGAGCAGGGCGGCATCATCAAGCACGGCGCGATGATGATCAACGCGGTCAGCAACTCGAAGGTGCCCCACCTGTCCGTGCTCATGGGCGCGTCCTACGGCGCCGGGCACTACGGCATGTGCGGACGCGCCTACGACCCGCGGTTCCTGTTCGCCTGGCCCGGCGCCAAGTCCGCCGTCATGGGCCCGCAGCAGCTCGCCGGCGTGCTGTCCATCGTCGCCCGGCAGTCGGCGGCGGCGAAGGGACAGCCGTACGACGACGAGGCGGACGCGGCGCTGCGCGCCATGGTGGAGCAGCAGATCGAGTCCGAGTCGCTGCCGATGTTCCTGTCCGGGCGGCTGTACGACGACGGCGTCATCGACCCGCGCGACACCCGCACCGTCCTCGGCCTGTGCCTGTCGGCCATCCGCACCGCGCCCTACGAGGGCGCGCGCGGTGGCTTCGGCGTCTTCCGGATGTGA
- a CDS encoding acetyl/propionyl/methylcrotonyl-CoA carboxylase subunit alpha has protein sequence MIDSVLIANRGEIACRVARTCRELGIRTVAVHADADEGALHVRVADTAVRLPGSAPADTYLRGDLIVKAALAAGADAVHPGYGFLSENAGFARAVRDAGLVWIGPPPEAIEAMASKTRAKELMGIAPLGEVTEADLPVLVKAAAGGGGRGMRVVRRLADLDGERAAARAEAASAFGDGEVFVEPYVEGGRHVEVQILADTHGTVWALGTRDCSLQRRHQKVIEEAPAPGLSGRLTGELHDLAVRAARAVGYVGAGTVEFLVAGERAHFLEMNTRLQVEHPVTEAVFGVDLVAEQIRVAEGHALDDDPPRARGHAVEARLYAEDPARGWAPQTGRLHRLAVPGGVRLDTGYTDGDDIGVHYDPLLAKAVAHAPTRAEAVRKLASALERAAIHGPATNRDLLVRSLRHKEFAEGRMDTGFYDRHLDALTEPAPDPYAPLAAALAGAHGRSRFGGWRNLPSLPQTKRYELAGEEHEVRYRHTRDGLAADGVRVVHADAGLVVLDVDGVRRRFEVSRYGDRVYVGATALTALPRFPDPAAQHAPGSLLAPMPGTVVRIAEGLAEGARVEAGQPLLWLEAMKMQHRITAPATGTLSALHAVTGQQVEPGTVLAVVRPA, from the coding sequence ATGATCGATTCCGTACTGATCGCGAACCGGGGCGAGATCGCCTGCCGTGTCGCCCGCACCTGCCGCGAGCTGGGCATCCGGACGGTCGCCGTGCACGCGGACGCCGACGAGGGGGCCCTGCACGTGCGCGTGGCCGACACGGCGGTACGGCTGCCGGGGTCGGCGCCCGCCGACACCTATCTGCGCGGCGACCTGATCGTGAAGGCGGCCCTCGCGGCCGGCGCGGACGCCGTGCACCCCGGCTACGGATTCCTCTCCGAGAACGCCGGCTTCGCGCGCGCCGTCCGTGACGCGGGCCTGGTGTGGATCGGGCCGCCGCCGGAGGCGATCGAGGCGATGGCGTCCAAGACGCGCGCCAAGGAGCTGATGGGCATCGCGCCCCTGGGCGAGGTCACCGAGGCCGACCTGCCGGTGCTGGTGAAGGCGGCGGCGGGCGGCGGCGGGCGCGGGATGCGCGTCGTACGGCGGCTCGCGGACCTGGACGGCGAACGGGCCGCCGCCCGCGCGGAGGCCGCCAGCGCCTTCGGCGACGGCGAGGTGTTCGTCGAGCCCTATGTGGAGGGCGGACGCCATGTGGAGGTGCAGATCCTCGCCGACACGCACGGCACGGTGTGGGCGCTCGGCACCCGCGACTGCTCCCTCCAACGCCGCCACCAGAAGGTGATCGAGGAGGCCCCGGCGCCCGGCCTGTCCGGGCGGCTCACCGGCGAACTGCACGACCTCGCCGTACGGGCCGCCCGCGCGGTCGGCTACGTCGGCGCCGGAACCGTGGAGTTCCTCGTCGCCGGGGAGCGGGCGCACTTCCTGGAGATGAACACCCGCCTCCAGGTGGAACACCCCGTCACGGAGGCCGTGTTCGGCGTCGATCTCGTCGCCGAGCAGATCCGCGTCGCCGAGGGGCACGCGCTGGACGACGATCCCCCGCGCGCGCGGGGGCACGCCGTCGAGGCGCGCCTGTACGCCGAGGACCCCGCCCGCGGCTGGGCCCCGCAGACCGGCCGCCTGCACCGCCTCGCCGTCCCCGGCGGCGTCCGCCTGGACACCGGCTACACCGACGGCGACGACATCGGCGTCCACTACGACCCCCTGCTCGCCAAGGCCGTCGCCCACGCGCCCACCCGCGCGGAGGCGGTCCGCAAGCTGGCCTCCGCCCTGGAACGCGCGGCGATCCACGGCCCGGCCACCAACCGGGACCTCCTCGTCCGCTCGCTGCGGCACAAGGAGTTCGCGGAGGGCCGCATGGACACCGGCTTCTACGACCGCCACCTCGACGCCCTCACCGAGCCGGCCCCGGACCCGTACGCCCCGCTGGCCGCCGCCCTCGCCGGCGCCCACGGCCGCTCCCGCTTCGGCGGCTGGCGCAACCTGCCGTCGCTGCCGCAGACCAAGCGCTACGAACTGGCGGGGGAGGAGCACGAGGTGCGCTACCGGCACACACGGGACGGCCTCGCGGCCGACGGCGTGCGGGTCGTCCACGCCGACGCCGGGCTGGTGGTCCTCGACGTGGACGGCGTACGGCGCCGCTTCGAGGTCAGCCGGTACGGCGACCGCGTGTACGTGGGCGCCACCGCCCTCACCGCCCTGCCCCGCTTCCCCGACCCCGCCGCCCAGCACGCCCCGGGCTCCCTGCTGGCCCCGATGCCCGGCACGGTCGTCCGCATCGCGGAGGGGCTGGCCGAGGGCGCCCGCGTGGAGGCCGGACAGCCCCTCCTGTGGCTGGAGGCGATGAAGATGCAGCACAGGATCACCGCCCCGGCGACGGGCACCCTCAGCGCCCTGCACGCCGTGACGGGACAGCAGGTGGAGCCGGGCACGGTGCTGGCGGTGGTGCGGCCCGCCTGA
- a CDS encoding acyl-CoA dehydrogenase family protein, with product MSTLIESEDHRALRAAVAAFANGHPRTPGTDNTQFWREAAKLGYIGVNLPEAYGGGGAGITELCLVLEEMGAAGNPLLMMIVSPAICGTVLSRFGTEAQKREWLPAMADGSRLMAFGITEPDAGSNSHRITTTARRDGTDWLLTGRKVFVSGVDIADATLVVGRTEDARTGRLKPCLFIVPRDTPGFRRRQIDMELNAVEKQFELTLDDVRLPADALVGGGTSHASGSGGEDTGLLQLFAGLNPERIMTAAFAIGMGRFALSRAVAYARERTVWSTPIGAHQAIAHPLAQAHIDLELARLMMQKAAHLYDAGDDTGAGEAANMAKYAAAEACVKAVDQAVHTLGGNGLTREFGLASLITAARVSRIAPVSREMILNYVSHQTLGLPKSY from the coding sequence ATGAGCACCCTCATCGAGTCGGAGGACCACCGGGCCCTGCGCGCAGCGGTCGCCGCGTTCGCGAACGGCCACCCCCGCACCCCCGGCACCGACAACACCCAGTTCTGGCGGGAGGCCGCCAAGCTGGGCTACATCGGCGTCAACCTGCCGGAGGCCTACGGCGGCGGGGGCGCCGGCATCACCGAACTCTGCCTCGTCCTGGAGGAGATGGGCGCCGCCGGCAACCCCCTCCTGATGATGATCGTCTCCCCGGCGATCTGCGGCACCGTCCTCTCCCGCTTCGGCACCGAGGCGCAGAAGCGGGAGTGGCTGCCCGCCATGGCCGACGGCAGCCGCCTGATGGCCTTCGGCATCACCGAACCCGACGCCGGCTCCAACTCCCACCGCATCACCACCACGGCCCGCAGGGACGGCACCGACTGGCTCCTCACCGGCCGCAAGGTGTTCGTCTCCGGCGTCGACATCGCCGACGCCACCCTCGTCGTCGGCCGTACGGAGGACGCCCGCACCGGACGCCTCAAGCCCTGCCTGTTCATCGTCCCGCGCGACACCCCCGGCTTCCGGCGCCGGCAGATCGACATGGAACTCAACGCCGTGGAGAAACAGTTCGAGCTGACCCTCGACGACGTACGGCTGCCCGCCGACGCGCTCGTCGGCGGGGGCACCTCCCACGCCTCGGGCAGCGGGGGAGAGGACACGGGTCTGCTCCAGTTGTTCGCCGGACTCAACCCCGAGCGCATCATGACCGCCGCGTTCGCGATCGGCATGGGCCGCTTCGCCCTGTCCCGCGCCGTCGCGTACGCGCGGGAACGCACCGTATGGAGCACGCCCATCGGCGCCCACCAGGCGATCGCCCACCCGCTCGCCCAGGCGCACATCGACCTCGAACTCGCCCGCCTGATGATGCAGAAGGCCGCCCACCTGTACGACGCCGGGGACGACACGGGCGCGGGCGAGGCCGCCAACATGGCCAAGTACGCCGCCGCCGAGGCCTGTGTGAAGGCGGTCGACCAGGCCGTGCACACCCTCGGCGGGAACGGCCTCACGCGCGAGTTCGGGCTCGCCTCGCTGATCACGGCCGCGCGCGTGTCCCGTATCGCGCCGGTGAGCCGGGAGATGATCCTCAACTACGTCTCCCACCAGACCCTGGGCCTGCCCAAGTCGTACTAG
- a CDS encoding 4-coumarate--CoA ligase family protein yields MFRSEYADVEPVELPIHDAVLGRAAEFGGTPALIDGTDGTTLTYEQVDRFHRRVAAGLAEAGVRKGDVLALHSPNTIAFPTAFYAATRAGASVTTVHPLATAEEFAKQLKDCAARWIVTVSPLLDTARRAAGLAGGVREILVCDSAPGHRSLIDMLASTAPEPAVGIDPVEDVAVLPYSSGTTGTPKGVMLTHRQIATNLAQLQPLITTGPGDRILAVLPFFHIYGLTALMNAPLRQGATVVVLPRFDLETFLAAVQNHRITGLYVAPPIVLALAKHPLVAQYDLSSLKHVVSAAAPLDAALAAACSRRLGLPPVGQAYGMTELSPGTHVVPLDAMREAPPGTVGKLIAGTEMRIVSLDDPGRDLGPGESGEILIRGPQVMKGYLGRPDATTAMIDPDGWLHTGDVGHVDEHGWLFVVDRVKELIKYKGFQVAPAELEALLLTHPGIADAAVVGVYDEDGNEVPHAHVVRQPSAPQPTEGEVMMYVAERVAPYKRVRRVTFVDAVPRAASGKILRRELRAAHKEPS; encoded by the coding sequence ATGTTCCGCAGCGAGTACGCAGACGTAGAGCCCGTCGAACTCCCCATCCACGACGCCGTACTGGGCCGGGCCGCCGAGTTCGGCGGCACCCCGGCGCTGATCGACGGCACCGACGGCACCACCCTCACGTACGAGCAGGTCGACCGGTTCCACCGGCGCGTCGCCGCCGGCCTGGCCGAGGCCGGTGTGCGCAAGGGGGACGTGCTCGCCCTGCACAGCCCCAACACGATCGCCTTCCCGACCGCCTTCTACGCGGCCACCCGCGCGGGCGCCTCCGTCACCACCGTGCACCCGCTGGCCACCGCCGAGGAGTTCGCCAAGCAGCTGAAGGACTGCGCGGCCCGCTGGATCGTCACCGTGTCGCCGCTGCTGGACACCGCGCGCAGGGCCGCCGGACTGGCCGGCGGGGTCCGGGAGATCCTCGTCTGCGACAGCGCGCCCGGACACCGCTCCCTGATCGACATGCTGGCCTCCACCGCCCCCGAACCGGCGGTCGGCATCGACCCGGTGGAGGACGTCGCCGTCCTGCCGTACTCCTCGGGCACCACGGGCACCCCCAAGGGCGTGATGCTCACCCACCGGCAGATCGCCACCAACCTCGCCCAGCTCCAGCCGCTGATCACCACCGGTCCGGGCGACCGGATCCTCGCCGTACTGCCCTTCTTTCACATCTACGGGCTGACCGCCCTGATGAACGCGCCCCTGCGGCAGGGCGCCACCGTCGTCGTCCTGCCCCGCTTCGACCTGGAGACGTTCCTCGCGGCCGTCCAGAACCACCGCATCACCGGCCTGTACGTGGCCCCGCCGATCGTGCTGGCCCTCGCCAAGCACCCGCTGGTCGCCCAGTACGACCTCAGCTCCCTGAAGCACGTCGTCAGCGCCGCCGCGCCCCTGGACGCGGCCCTCGCCGCCGCCTGCTCCCGGCGGCTCGGACTGCCGCCCGTCGGACAGGCCTACGGCATGACGGAACTCTCGCCCGGCACCCACGTCGTCCCCCTGGACGCCATGCGGGAGGCGCCGCCGGGCACCGTCGGCAAGCTCATCGCCGGCACCGAGATGCGCATCGTCTCCCTCGACGACCCCGGCAGGGACCTCGGCCCCGGCGAGTCCGGCGAGATCCTCATCCGCGGCCCCCAGGTGATGAAGGGCTACCTCGGGCGTCCCGACGCCACCACCGCGATGATCGACCCGGACGGCTGGCTGCACACCGGGGACGTGGGGCACGTCGACGAGCACGGCTGGCTGTTCGTCGTCGACCGCGTCAAGGAACTCATCAAGTACAAGGGCTTCCAGGTCGCCCCCGCCGAACTGGAGGCGCTGCTCCTCACCCACCCCGGCATCGCCGACGCCGCCGTCGTCGGCGTCTACGACGAGGACGGCAACGAGGTCCCGCACGCCCACGTCGTCCGGCAGCCGTCCGCCCCGCAGCCGACCGAGGGCGAGGTCATGATGTACGTCGCCGAACGCGTCGCCCCCTACAAGCGGGTCCGGCGCGTCACCTTCGTCGACGCCGTCCCGCGCGCCGCCTCCGGCAAGATCCTGCGCCGTGAACTCCGCGCGGCGCACAAGGAGCCCTCGTGA
- a CDS encoding enoyl-CoA hydratase family protein, whose protein sequence is MTLIGRTRERGVETLTLDAPERRNALSAALVGELAGALADAGADTGVRAVVLTHTGTTFSAGADLRDPPAPQALVGLLRQIVELPRPVVARVTGHVRAGGIGLVAACDIAVASRAATFAFTEVRIGVAPAVVSLPLVHRTDPRALARYFLTGERLDAAEAARTGLLTAAGDDVDDVLAPVLDGLRRAAPEALAETKRLLTARVLETFDRDAAGLTALSARLFASAPAREGMTAFLERRDPEWVV, encoded by the coding sequence GTGACCCTGATCGGCCGCACCCGCGAACGGGGCGTGGAGACGCTCACCCTCGACGCCCCGGAACGCCGCAACGCCCTGTCCGCGGCGCTCGTCGGCGAACTGGCCGGCGCGCTGGCCGACGCGGGCGCGGACACCGGCGTCCGCGCGGTGGTCCTCACCCACACCGGCACCACCTTCAGCGCGGGCGCCGACCTGCGCGACCCGCCCGCGCCACAGGCCCTCGTCGGCCTGTTGCGGCAGATCGTCGAGTTGCCCCGGCCGGTCGTCGCGCGGGTCACCGGGCACGTCCGCGCGGGCGGCATCGGGCTGGTCGCCGCCTGCGACATCGCCGTCGCCTCCCGCGCGGCGACGTTCGCCTTCACCGAGGTCCGCATCGGGGTCGCCCCGGCCGTCGTCTCCCTGCCGCTGGTGCACCGCACCGACCCGCGCGCCCTGGCCCGCTACTTCCTCACCGGGGAGCGCCTGGACGCCGCCGAGGCCGCCCGCACCGGCCTGCTCACCGCGGCCGGCGACGACGTGGACGACGTCCTCGCGCCCGTCCTGGACGGCCTGCGCAGAGCCGCGCCCGAAGCCCTGGCCGAGACGAAGCGGCTGCTCACGGCTAGGGTGCTGGAGACCTTCGACCGGGACGCGGCCGGCCTGACCGCGCTCTCGGCCCGCCTCTTCGCCTCCGCCCCCGCGCGCGAGGGAATGACGGCCTTCCTCGAACGACGGGATCCGGAATGGGTGGTGTGA